A genomic window from Megalobrama amblycephala isolate DHTTF-2021 linkage group LG2, ASM1881202v1, whole genome shotgun sequence includes:
- the LOC125262664 gene encoding vicilin-like seed storage protein At2g18540, with amino-acid sequence MIEELKNTNEGRYFTNSMFEEAEMSIKKRMEEILKDKEREIQAQHEKLKAKYEMEKKNLIKRLEEEKQRAEEEKSIMDNQLREKLEKLRKEFEEKETTEQKKREIENQKRSEEEKQQRAEYHQKIEEMKREIENQRSQYEKQQKEREEEDRKREEKYRQDQEKMKNKQERIIAELQMKQKEEIIKRESEEKMRVEEEEEERQRWKIKIKEAENERKEIQEEIKQQQREWEDEKKHQMREREEEERKRKERHEEQLREKQEELEKMRKRFEREREEERQ; translated from the coding sequence ATGATAGAAGAGCTGAAAAATACTAATGAGGGTCGATACTTCACTAACAGCATGTTTGAGGAGGCAGAGATGAGCATTAAAAAGAGAATGGAGGAAATACTGAAAGATAAAGAAAGAGAAATTCAGGCTCAACATGAAAAATTAAAGGCCAAATATGAGATGGAAAAGAAAAACCTGATTAAGAGACTTGAGGAAGAGAAACaaagagcagaagaagagaAAAGTATAATGGACAATCAACTGAGAGAAAAACTGGAAAAACTCAGAAAAGAGTTTGAAGAGAAAGAAACAACAGAACAGAAAAAACGAGAGATTGAAAACCAGAAACGAtcagaagaggaaaaacagcaaagagctgaatatcatcaaaaaataGAAGAGATGAAGAGAGAGATTGAAAATCAGAGATCACAgtatgaaaaacaacaaaaagaaagagaagaagaagatagaaagagagaagagaaaTACAGACAAGATCAAGAAAAGATGAAAAATAAACAAGAGCGTATTATTGCAGAAttacaaatgaaacaaaaagaagaaataaTAAAGAGAGAAtctgaggagaaaatgagagttgaagaggaagaagaggagagacagagatggaaaataaaaataaaagaggctgaaaatgaaagaaaagaaattcaagAGGAAATTAAACAACAGCAGAGAGAATGGGAGGATGAAAAGAAACATCAGATGAGGGAACGAGAAGAAGAAGAACGAAAGAGAAAAGAGAGACATGAGGAACAACTGAGAGAAAAACAAGAAGAACtggagaaaatgagaaaaagatttgaaagagagagagaagaagaaagacaa
- the LOC125253172 gene encoding uncharacterized protein LOC125253172, which translates to MAQHLKLRVIVGDDDYRRLDLHSGMPETLAEFHNTICQAFGIETDFRIQFMDPDFNDFMNVTSVHDIKDRSTIKLVYMATLTLTPLNDVGLSPSSVMQNAPSTSGSSGAPVSNQTSPISSEASLPTTDSDDTIILPHSDNELRSRAWPREFPIPHFPYNVEVQLQRGNDSFRETGTQLKITPGLKSDILEKLAEEIFQYTAYPQNYQIDDVAEALIKKFPCLKEPSATGYYGWMISLKYKMANYRTKMRTIGFPEVTVNALKNKRSDDCLPAKNVKKPKKAEVNFCPSHPAGETDESLENVRLEMLNDVRQRNSASCVKKKMSKTFSYRRKEVVQENPAAGEFKARWPALFHIDEINAEFQRITTVPLETTFMAQLDSHLPQLTSIFNKKGGVSGQKLAKHLAILQEATSDINLKRAAVLKALCIYLGEDDGHLIREYKDIEGDDIQRDLQNSTMGVYVINKEGGEIGAHDDIGIYVEGEIILDNIGSVAQACAMMLGVIYVLNMAYPKELKYSYEFIQKVLLKMDGERLSPKVLGLKNKIIAGL; encoded by the exons ATGGCACAGCATCTGAAGTTGAGAGTCATTGTGGGCGACGATGACTATAGAAGACTTGATCTCCATTCAGGAATGCCAGAAACTTTGGCAGAGTTCCACAATACAATTTGCCAAGCATTTGGAATTGAAACAGACTTTCGTATTCAATTCATGGATCCTGACTTCAATGATTTCATGAATGTTACATCAGTACACGACATAAAGGACAGAAGTACAATCAAGTTGGTGTACATGGCAACCCTAACTCTAACCCCCCTAAATGATGTGGGTTTGAGTCCATCTTCTGTAATGCAGAATGCTCCCAGCACTTCTGGATCATCTGGAGCACCAGTGAGCAACCAAACATCTCCCATTTCCTCAGAGGCCTCATTGCCCACAACAGACTCGGATGACACCATCATTCTGCCACATTCAGACAATGAATTGAGATCACGTGCATGGCCACGTGAATTCCCCATTCCTCACTTTCCATACAATGTAGAGGTGCAGCTTCAACGTGGAAATGACAGCTTCAGAGAAACTGGCACTCAACTGAAGATTACTCCAGGGTTGAAGTCTGACATCTTAGAGAAGCTAGCCGAGGAGATCTTCCAGTATACAGCGTACCCACAAAATTACCAAATAGATGATGTAGCAGAGGCACTCATCAAAAAATTTCCCTGTTTGAAGGAACCATCTGCCACTGGTTACTATGGCTGGATGATTAgcctaaaatataaaatggcTAATTACAGAACAAAGATGCGAACTATTGGCTTTCCAGAAGTGACTGTAAATGCTTTGAAAAACAAACGTAGTGATGACTGCCTCCCAGCCAAAAATGTAAAGAAGCCTAAAAAGGCTGAAGTCAACTTTTGTCCTTCACACCCTGCTGGCGAAACGGATGAAAGCTTAGAAAATGTCAGACTTGAAATGTTGAATGATGTCAGACAAAGAAACAGTGCATCATGTGTAAAAAAGAAGATGTCAAAAACATTCTCCTACAGAAGAAAAGAGGTAGTGCAGGAAAATCCAGCTGCCGGAGAGTTTAAAGCCAGGTGGCCTGCACTTTTTCACATTGATGAG ATAAATGCTGAATTCCAGCGCATAACAACCGTCCCACTTGAAACAACCTTCATGGCTCAGTTGGACAGCCATTTACCCCAGCTGACATCTATTTTCAACAAAAAGGGAGGTGTTTCTGGCCAAAAACTAGCCAAACATCTGGCGATCTTGCAAGag GCTACAAGTGACATCAATCTTAAAAGGGCAGCAGTCCTCAAGGCACTTTGCATCTACCTTGGTGAGGATGATGGACATCTCATTCGGGAGTATAAG GACATCGAAGGAGATGACATCCAGAGAGACCTGCAGAATTCCACCATGGGCGTATATGTCATCAACAAGGAGGGTGGAGAAATTGGAGCACATGATGACATTGGCATTTATGTTGAAGGAGAAATCATTCTGGACAACATTGGATCTGTAGCCCAAGCATGTGCAATGATGCTGGGAGTCATCTATGTATTGAACATGGCTTACCCCAAAGAGCTGAAATACTCCTatgaattcattcaaaaagtgCTCTTGAAAATGGATGGAGAAAGGCTTTCCCCCAAAGTCCTTGGACTAAAGAACAAAATCATTGCTGGACTGTAG